CGTTCCCGGCGATTGTGGCCGGCCTCTATACGCGCTGGTTCCACAAGTGGGCGCTGTTTGCCGGCTGGGCCGTGGGCATCGTGTACGGCACGTGGACCGCGTACAGCGTGGTCAACCCCGTCACGCACGCGCACTTTGGCGGATCCATTGCCGCCATTCCGGGCACGAACACCAAGGTGTACATCGCCGTCACGGCGTTTGTCCTGAACGCCGTGGTGGCCCTGGTGGTGACGCTGGTGCTGCGTGCGCTGAAGGTTCCGGACGGTAAGGACATCACTAGGGCCTCCGACTACGGTGCCGACGAGGACGATCCCGAGGTCCGGGCGTTCGCGGCCAGGTCGGTGGACACGCCCGGGCCGGTCATTTAGCCCTTCCGGCTCCAGGGGAAAAGGCAAGGGAACGACGCCGGCCCGCTGGCCGGCGTCGTTCCCTTGCCTTTTCGCTGTACCTGGCGCCCTACGCGTCCGGAAAGTGGGTTTCCATGAAGGTGTCCCACTGGGCGCCGATGGCCTCCAGGGCGGACGCGCCCAGGCCATACGTCGAGGCGATGACCTGGGCGCCGGGATGATCCCGCAGGCCGTCGACGGCGGCCTGCTGGGCCAGAATGAGCAGCCCGTCGCCATGCTCGGCGTAGTCCGCCACGGTCAGGCCCAGCTGGGTGTCGGTGCGGTACCAGACCTTGCCGGTGAGCGTGGCGCCCGTGGTGAGCGTGACCTCGTAGGGCTCCCCCGGGTCGGGGAGCCAGCCGGTGTCAATGCCCAGTGCGTCCCAAAGGTTGGTGTGCGCGGCGCTGGTGCCGTCCACGAAGACGGTGCGGCGCGGTGTATGCGGATGGCGTTCGAGCGCGAACCGAAGCTGCTGGAGAAAGATGCTCCAGCCCTCGGTGATGTCGGATTCGTACTTGGCCCATTCTCCGGTGGCCGTCCCGCGTTTCATGGTCACCAAGGTGCCGTCGGGGCGGGGAACAAGGGTGAAGACG
This genomic stretch from Arthrobacter dokdonellae harbors:
- a CDS encoding SRPBCC family protein, whose translation is MDTTQPSVLVNADAEQVWLMLREPARTAQWHGWEMEGLADEIRQIYHDDVKESPDHLRLELSMGDVFTLVPRPDGTLVTMKRGTATGEWAKYESDITEGWSIFLQQLRFALERHPHTPRRTVFVDGTSAAHTNLWDALGIDTGWLPDPGEPYEVTLTTGATLTGKVWYRTDTQLGLTVADYAEHGDGLLILAQQAAVDGLRDHPGAQVIASTYGLGASALEAIGAQWDTFMETHFPDA